The following coding sequences lie in one Oncorhynchus gorbuscha isolate QuinsamMale2020 ecotype Even-year linkage group LG10, OgorEven_v1.0, whole genome shotgun sequence genomic window:
- the LOC124045130 gene encoding protein reprimo A-like, with translation MDVAGKILNKTVSEEEHSGFDTVRVCCNVSAAAAVITENVFGASHPEEHDLFTMRVVQIAVLCVLSLTVIFGIFFLGCNLLIKTESMISIFVEDRRPSTDNDMIMVAS, from the coding sequence ATGGATGTCGCCGGGAAAATACTGAATAAAACAGTGTCCGAAGAAGAGCACTCTGGATTTGACACTGTGCGTGTATGCTGCAACgtttcagcagcagcagcagttatcACCGAGAATGTATTCGGTGCGTCTCATCCAGAGGAACATGACCTCTTCACAATGCGTGTGGTGCAGATCGCGGTCCTGTGCGTATTGTCACTCACTGTGATTTTTGGCATATTTTTCCTTGGTTGCAATCTTCTAATTAAAACAGAAAGTATGATTAGTATTTTCGTAGAAGACCGGAGACCGTCTACGGACAATGATATGATCATGGTTGCCTCATAG